aaataaacttGTTGCAATATCAGGTatgcaaaaatcaaataatactgGCATTAGATCTCAAAAAGATTTCAGATCAAGTTTACAGAGAATATTCACATCATTCTATGGTGAGTTCTAGATTTGAGTGTGCCCATCTCTATTAACCAAACATGATACTTAAATCATGAAATATATAACTATGCAAATTACCTTGACGATTCACTCCAAGCAAGCATCATCTTATTGGCTCTTGTATCCATCTCACATTTATTCTGTGTTATTGAGAACATTTTGTAGCCTTCTCTTTAATACATCTATGCTATCAAAATTTACCTTGTAGCTAGTCCTCCACAAAATTGCTGCAACAAAGGAAATTCATCTCTACTATCAAAATTTACTATAGAACAACAAAAAAAATCACAAGTTGCCTAAAATATCTTGTACACAGTGACGTGCTTCTTACGAGTTAATTAGATATATAGGTGTAGAATGAAGAGCTGGATAAACAGCCACAAGCAACCAAATCTAAAACAGTCATTCCCAAATCAAGATTATGGTATGTAGACATCATTATTGTAAACAAGACCCAAAAACTGAAATCGTCAGAAAACACTctgaaatcaaaaatccaaatgTAAATTCTACTCGAACTCTCTGGAACCAAGCACTAACAAGAAAGGAGCCAGAAGAAGACAAATGGGTAATGAAGAGAACTTGAGAAAAATAATGGATTTTCATAAAATAGTTTGTTGGCTTAAAAGCTTTCACTTTTAACATAGAACACATGTTGGAGTTGTGATTGTGTGGATCCAAATAGCCCACATAATTTTGCTTAATCCCAACTGTAAGTTCAGTTAAACTAAGTCTTAATCTCAACTAATTAGTACTTGGAACACTTTATGAAAATCCTTAGTCTTTTTAACAATCAAAATTTGAGAGATGATTAAGCAGATAGCGATCACTGTTCCAGCAAACAATTAGCAAGCACAGTCTATCAACTAACTCAAGACATAAGACAGAAATTGGTGTGCAAATCAACTTGTGATTTGATGTATATTTAAACTAATAAATTGAGATGAAAAATGTCAAAAGTTTTAGAGGCTCTGCAGACAATGCTTATTGTCCAATGATCAGGATTGTGAAGTGTGCCATTGCCATTGTCCAAGGGTTATCTCCATTTTTCAGCTCCACATATCCAAGACAGAGAATGTTCTCTATTGTAACTCCAGCTTCAAAGCACACAACAACACATAAAAGAAATCCAAAATATAAAAAcaaagcatatatattatataagaaGAACATATACTTTACATTTCAGTAACCAGAAAACAAACTAACATTATAAAAGCATCTGCAACTAATAAAATATTTCCAGGCACAATAAGTAGAGAAATAAAATCTAATTTATTTAGAAAATCTAATCCAACAAAGCACCATTGATTTTCCAGAACTAATGTAATTTGCTTCTAATTACatgagaaaatgagaaaattagaaaATGACAATGTGATATTTaggtgtatattttgggtgcacatatcattagtcaaaataaaaaatgagagaTATCTCTTACCGACCaaagagagagcgagagagagacaAGAGGAAAGCAATGCCAAAACCAAAAGAGGAGAGAGACTGAGTTGGAGAGTCAcactaaattaattaaaattagacCCAACAAAAACTCTATTACTTAGCGCGCTTACCCCTAAAAATTGTCACCTTTTGCAGTcacatttaaattattattattattttatttttcaaataataagtTCACTCTCTTTGTCAATTCAAAATtctttaaaacattcaacaacaCCAtcgaaaattataaaattatcatttacaaaaaaagtaaaataaaaaattacagtGTCTGAGCAGCTCCATGCTAAGGGCATCACTATAAATAACTTTTGGAATTTGTTTTAAAGTAAAttgttaaaaatagaaaaaaatgtcatttttgtcTCGTTAATGAATGATTCTCCCGTGGATTACTTATTTAAAGAATGTGTCCCAAGGGTACCCACTTTTACGAGAGAGTGAGAAGACATACCATGGCTTACTTCACCACCACACAGACTCGTCGTTTGACTGATTTGACTTGACTGGTGTGGTGTGATGCTTTATTTTTCtagaaaaaatttatttaataaattaaatattatttattattaaattaagttaaataaaacttGTTTAAAGAAAAGTAAACAAGATTTTTTCTCAGAGTTTTTCTCCTCGGTTTTTATTTTACACGACTCCAACTCTCCGCTCACGTCTCGATTAaagtttttcttttcatttttattatttgacCATTCTCTCTATATAATGCGACAAAATCGAGAGAAACACATCTCAtttattagaagaaaaaaaatacaattttcatATGGTTTCTGAGCAATAGTGACGGGGACGACGAAACTGATTGTCTGCTTGCATAATTCGGAATATTGTCGCAAACATTTTAAAGAGAACAACCTAGCCCGCGATTCAACCCAGTAATTTAATTCGGTAATTTTGTTTCTCTTGCATTTTATGCAACAACAATAAGCAGACAACTCATCAATATTACACAAGTCCACAATCATAATTCTTTTCAAGTTCATTttactctttctttttctctctcgaTATATCCTCTCTTTTTCTCACTATTATCGTGTCGGCCATGTTCAAAATCAAGGTACTATTATTATATATTGTTTGTTTACTTTTACAATTTCAATTCATCAATATCAATATCATCATCTCATTTTTGTTTTTATGTTAATTTCTCTGAATAATCGTATGTCCAAAATAAATTTTATATAGGAAGTGGAGCTTTTGGTGTTGCTACACGATGTGAGAATAAGTTGGATAAAGCAACATAAGCAATCAAAAAGATCTCGATTAGCTTTGATTCCAACTTTGATACATTGATAAGGTAATATTACATATTTATCAAGTACTAGTATTTTCTACTCTTGAATtaaattaatgaaaaatataattattaattaggaTAACTTGATCTTgaaataaataaagaattaaaGATTGatcatgatatttatttatttatcaaggAGGTAACATTTTTAGCTTCATTCGACCACCAACATTGATCttgaaataataaatttaatatttttttatatctatttaattaaattaagtcaaataaaacatgtttaaaaaaaaagtatacgAGATTTTTTCTCAAACTTTTTCTCCTCCGTTTTTATTTTGCATGAATCCAATTATCAGCCCAAGTCTCGATTAATGTTTTTCTTccgttttattttatgttcattcTCACTATATAATGTGATAGAACCAACGTGAGAAACACAtctcattttttagaaaaaataaacacAGTTTTCATATGGTTTTCGAGCAGTAGCGTTATCAGGGTGTTTAGTATTGCTAGTCTTCTAGAGTGAAGTGGAGGCTTGAGACAGAGGTGTAACTGAGTTGTTTTATCCTAGGACGACATGACTCATAGTGTGGTTGCACAATTCTGGGCAGTACTGTAAAtctcttaaagagagcgacctagaccaaaaataaagtttaaaatatggaatctctataaattatatatataaataataaaattatgaaCAAAATACCGTCTTTCACTCTCACTCTCTTTTCTCCCTCACGCTTTCCCCCAACCCCGTCTCTCTCATTCTCCCATTTTATGCTGGCGAACAAAATGGACAACGTACCTCCGGTTCCCCAACACCATATGCGGTTCTTTTTCTTCCTAGTTGTTACTAGTTCtatatatgattttgtttttcataattggttttttttctttctagatcttttttttttttgtctttttcaaATCTGGCTAAGTAATTAATTACCATCATGATCATTTTTTCCCAAGTATTGTCTGAAATATGGAATacccttaattaaaaaaaatctataatttatggtattttttattgtttctaGTTACTACCACATCAATTTTTTAAACAGCTAGTTTGACACTAATAAtcgattattaaaaaaatatggtaaaacaaaaataatataaataaaatatggggaaaaacccataaaaaagaatatatttctatatatataaacccataaaaaaatgcacaaaattgaaaatatcatatttatcactaaaaaaattattaattgcaGCTAAACACCTAAACTTTATAATTTGTTACCAttagataaataaaaaaaaaaaaaaaactgacatGTGTTGTTACTAGTCAGCCCTAATATAATTAAGTTTTTTCTGAGATGGCAATAATACGATGAGACATGTGTTTCTTTATTGTCACTTATCTCACAAATGCCACATTACTATTTGTCCACCATAaactaaaaaatattaaaatatatttttaatattaaaaaactaAACATATTTGATAAAAAATCTATAAACCGAATTATCAtactaaaaaataacaaaatcctaaaattttaataataacaacatattaaaaatttcaaacTAATAATTCCATAATTATAAAAACGTGAAATTAATAAAGTAACCAAAATTTCAAAATAATCAAGTTAAAATGATAAAAACCTTGGATTAACAATCCAAATTAacaaaaattcaatcaaaaaTCTTACATTGACAATATGAAATCACAAAATAATTTCagattaatcaattcaaactcGCAAACGGAAACTCAAAATATCTCACAACAATagattccaaaaaaaaaaaaatagaaacccAAAAAATCTCACAATAATCAatctaaaaaatttaaaaatacccCGATTTCAAATATCTTCTTAAGTATAAGTATTTAAGTGTAACAAATCATAAATTTTAGATAATTTAGCAgcaattaacaaaaaaaaacctcatattttatatttcatgtAATTTGATCTTTTTAGGCCAAATCCAGTGGGATTGTATAATAGCATATATAGTATATATTAAGCTATTTTTGTGCTGATCTACATTGTTGCAGCATTATTGTTTGGGTACTGTAGAGATGgcatactttttttttctttttaaatttttatattatatctttaaatatatatattatttgtgtTATAAGTTTTAGTTAGTGTATGTTATGATTggatataataattatttttatgttaGTTTAATACTAAAATGCATTATAGATAGTCATGAATGGTGTTGTGACTCAAATGCAAGTGGTACTAaccaataatttataatattgtaCAAGTTATTGAAATTACAATAGtgctcattattttttttttaaaaagtcatgTCTATatagaattttaaaaaaattcaagctTTCAAACAATTTAAGAGATTAATTTGaacatttttttttgtcttcATCATTGATTTGGTCAAAGCAACATTTTTTTATGGCTACTTGTATAAACAAAAGAGAATTTCAACTTTTCCTCTAGATTCCTGGAACATAAAAGAAAGAGCTGGGAAGTTTGACTTTGTTTGGTTTCAATTTTCTAATAATACATTGCcccttaaaaaaataataattgtccATTATTATTTCACAGATCAAGGGTACATATTTTTAGTCCCAATTTCTCAAAATTATTGGTTGTATATgggtaatatttatttatttatttattatactgAAATATTAATTGATAGATTCAGTATTATCTCTAATTTGTTGAAAATAATGCAACAGAATGGATACTTACGTGtaacaaactaaataaaaattatattaattaattattcaatattAAATtagataaaaatgaaaagaaaacaagATGACATAatacatttaaaatatatataaaaataaaaaatttaatataaatataatatcattttgttataattgaattaaagagtattttggagttttaaaagaattttttcaaaaaaaattgacTAGAATTAGATTAAAAGTTTCACTAGTTTGTTATGGCAATCATAAATATTTTAGTGATTGATAAAGTACAAATGAATATATTGATATCATCAAAATCACAATAATACAAATTAAATATTTAAGCAAAATAGAAAGAATAAAATAACATATTccctaattattatttttttgtaacaATTTAAGAGattaattttaacatattttGTTGTTTTTGGGTAACATATTATGGAGtacttttctttttaaaataaattattgtgTTCGTACTCTATTGTTGAAACCTTTATTTGATGTCATTGTACTTTGATAATGACGAGTTGAGCAGATTCTTATATTTGCTAGTTAATGTCACTAAGTCAAAGTCAAACACTATATTCTTTACTTTGGTCGTGCGTGCAATCATAAGTGGTGGCCTGGCCTTTATATCTATTTATGGCACAAAGGGTTGGTCACTAAAGTTTGTGGGTTATGTATTTATTTACTTATGACATAAAATTTGTACTTACAATTcattaaatattaatcatgtttgcacataaaatctccatttttttaaactttattttattgtgtGTGTGTTTTTGTCTAAACTTTATTTTAGTGTCAATGATTATGTTTTCGTTCACTTACAAATTTATAtggattttttattttgttattatttattgATATAATTTATCAATGTTTTCATATGAATGAAAACAAAAATTCTCTCACATCAAATCTTGCTTGAACATCAAAAGATTTTTAGTTGGAAAGTTAttacttgtgttttattttaggaattttttttatcttattcaCAACTTTTATGTCTATATTGATCATCTCTtcccatttatatatatatatatatatatttactttttcaTAAGCATTATGTGTTCAACCTTTTATAGGCTTGTCTTTGTTACCATAAGAATGAATGGAAACTCATTCTTACATGGAAGTAGAGCTCTAAATGTGGGCCGGTCTGACCTATATTTTTGTGTTTCCAAATAATTCTAGTTGGTCCGGGCTTGTATTTTACATTTGTATCGGGTCGGACCGAtccatatttgaaagagtaagctCAGTTGGCTCatgtcgtgtcgtgctcgtgccatATCGGGCCCAAATTGAGCTGGCCCACTTTCGTTATTCGGGTCGACCCACTTTTTTTATTTGGACTCAAATTTGGGGCCACTTTTAGGCCaattttattattgccaaaaagaTGTGAGGATGAGAAATTAAACTCTAGACTCACCACCAATTCAAAtacatttatttgtttaaattataatttgagttatttttatatatttttcaacaatactttacacaaaattatatcaaagataattattataatttgaatacctactaacaaatactaaaaattttaactcacaaatcttaaaataaattaatataattataaaattatatacattgagaaaaatcataaacttttattatcattttaatttatagataattgataaataaaaatttattatcattattaatgtcaaaatatcaggttagtttgttcgtgctttcgtatCACAcattcgggcttgtcgtgccgtgtcgtgctTAGGCCCATGTCGTATCATGTCGTGCCATACCAATTTTTACTTCGTGTCGTGCTTGGCCAAAATCCATATTTTTGTGCGAATTTCGTGTCGTACTAGAAAGTTCAACCAGTAATTACAGTTCTACATCGAAGTCACTTTAATGTTTGGTTTGACccttaaaaaaaaagttattattCCATTACTAAACTATCCGACTACTCTTTCCATtccaaaattattaaaaaaaaaatacgatttcattaaatttattttattatacataaaactttaaaaacacaAGAGTAATTTTATTCATGTactatttataatattttgttcGAACAATAAATACATATAATATCATTAATTCTAGtagttattaaaaaaataataaattatagaatattattgttattggaTTACCCTTATTATAATTTTATTCTACTCAACCAAATTAACTTCACCAAACTAATCGTTGAGTGTTTGACTTTGTTTGGTTCCAATTTTGTAATGATACATTTTTCGTAAACACAAATTCTACAAAATGTTTTTTTATCATAATAATTCTACAAAATGTTGATGTGTTCATCAAGatttgatttattattatttatatattatatcatacctaacaaaaagaataaaatatatCACGTATAAAATAAAGGGTTATACTTTTTTAGTAATTTAgtttttctaattatttgtttggattttatgttttaaaaaatttatttttgaactttataattttctaaatagtttaaatagatttctaaactcaattttaatgaaaaaaaattgaatataataatacaattttaagtaaaatatatatatttttaaattattaaattagtgaattatttatgattttagctaaaaaaaaattgacaaaaattgagtttaaaattaattattttatataacaTAAAGTTGAAAAAGTAATTTATTATAAAAACAAATAAGGGACAAAACTCAGTCGCAATAAACAAAAAGACAAATTGTAGGTCGTAAAAAGACAGTTCGGTTGGAACCTATATATCATGGGGatcaaatctgttttttttttgttgctctGAAATTTAATTTGATAGTTTCAGGCTATTAGCTCTTTGATCCAAAGAAAACCATGGATATGGAAGAGCACAACCGCCTTTTACCAAAACCTGTTCCATTAATCACTGAAGTGAATGCAACCCATTTGAGAAAAGACCAGAACAAGGATGATATTGTTGCTGAAGTGAAGCAGCAGCTTCAACTAGCAGGTCCCTTGATATGTGTTAATCTCTTAACATATTGTTTGCAGGTGATTTCAGTCATGTTTGTGGGTCATCTTGGGGAATTAGCACTAGCTGGAGCTTCCATGGCCACTTCTTTTGCTTCAGTAACTGGTTTCAGCTTGTTGGTAAGCTCATTTTTCTTATCTTATGACTTACTTTGTTCATGGCTTCTGTAGAATTAAAAAGATCATCTGGGTTTTGTTCCGTTTAGAGTATTTTCACCTTATATGTATGATGATAAAACTCTGTTTACTGGTGAGGGTTTGATTTGTTATATTTACGTATTTAATCTTGCAATAGAAGTCTTGCCCTTGCACCATTTGATGAAGACCCTTTTGTCCCCTTTTCTGGCTGTAAATGATAGCCCTGTTTTTATAATGTCTTCTTCAGTTTTCATCAGTGAGTTTGTTTAAATTCTTTCATTACTATTTATTTATAAATGCAAAAGAAGATAACAGATATATGACCAGTTCTTTATTCCTGAGCATACCATAACACCAGTtaattaatcatgtttggatagATTGGAATGGCAAGCGCCTTGGAAACTTTCTGTGGCCAGTCCTATGGAGCAAAACAATACCACATGCTTGGTATTCACATGCAGAGAGGAATGATTGTTCTTCTAGTTGTTAGTATTCCTTTGGCTATTATATGGTTCAATGCAGGCCAAATCCTTTTGTTCTTGGGTCAAGATCCAGAGATATCTGCCGAGGCTGGTCGATATGCTCGGTTCATGATACCAAGCATTTTCGCTTATGCTGTTACTCAATGCCACACCAAGTTCTTGCAAACACAGAACAATGTGGTGCCAATGATGATTACTGCTGGAATTACAACATTACTACACTTCTTCATCTGTTGGTTTCTGGTGTTTAAGTCAGGTCTTGGAAATAGAGGTGCAGCCATGGCAAATGCAATCTCTTATTGGATTAACGCCTTGTCATTAGTACTATATGTCAGAATCTCTCCTACATGTAAAAGCACATGGACTGGTTTCTCTATGGAGGCTTTTCGTGGAATCCCCAAGTTTCTAAAACTTTCCATTCCTTCAGCTGCAATGTTAACGTATGAATACTTACTCACCTACTTTCTACGTTAGATTTGGTAGTGTATAGAGTGAGAAGTTCCTCATCTATGTCTTTGAACAGGTTGGAAATCTGGTCTTTTGAAATGATGGTCCTTGTATCTGGCTTTCTTCCTAATCCAAAACTTGAAACATCAGTCTTGTCAATCAGGTTTGCACTTCATCCAAAGTACTGCTATTGATAATTTAGAAGTTGAGGTTACTAACGGTTCTAGCAACAAATTTCAGCCTTAACACATGTTCATTGGTGTATATGATACCTCTTGGACTCAGTGGGGTGATTAGGTGAGCTTAGTGACCTTGTTAACATTCAAATATTTGAactctttaataaattttttgatcTTGGCCTTCTCATTACTTCCTATTGCATTGACTATCAGCACAAGAGTTTCAAATGAATTGGGAGCTGGTAGGCCACAAATAGCTCGTTTAGCATTATGTGTCGCGCTGTCCATGGTTGTCACAGAAGGCACCTTCGTGGCTGCTGTCATGATATTAGGCCACGGAATTTGGGGCTATTGTTACAGCACAGAAGAAAAAGTTGTGAAATATGTAGGACAAATGTTGATTTTGATCGCAATTTCCCACTTCTTTGATGGAATTCAATCTGTGCTCTcaggtttttttcttttttgctttGCTTCTTTTCCATTAGCTTGAAATTTATTCTTTTCTGCAATTTTCATTTGGAAGATAAAGTATAATATCAGTTTATACAAAACATAATCAGGAAAAAATCCACTTTTGTGATTTACTTCAAATTGATGTGATATATGCTTGAGTATTCTTATTCATAGCATCTAATCTCTCCAAACTATGACCTCAAGTCACAGGGATCGGATGTGTAGAACTTTACTCATTTCTAATATGAGTAATGaaatgtgcacccaaaatatacacctAAATATTACACACAATGATGTGACAGTTTAGTccagccaatcacatttattaaaactgggacccactgttttaaaaagcagtgacacgttattgtgtgtaatgtttgggtgcacatatcattactcttctaATATATATACCCTTGGTACTAAATTTTTTCAAAGAAAAGATCACTTCTACCAAGTCTTGCTATTGTGATGAAAGGTTCCAAAACTTTTGTGATGATAATTTCAGGCAGTGTTAGAGGCTCTGGGAGGCAAAAGATTGGTGCTTTTGCTAATTTGGCAGCTTATTATCTTGTGGGCATACCTGTGGCCATAGTTCTAGCCTTTGTTTTCCACCTTGGTGGGAAGGTAAAGTCACCCTGATATTTTGATATATAGCTAGCTACACAGTTTGGTATCTGTTATGGTGAAAGAGAATATGAATAATGTACAGTACTCAAATCAAATGTGTTTCACAGGGGCTTTGGATGGGAATCATAGTGGCCTTAATCGTGCAAGCACTGTGTCTTGCTATTCTAACAATATGCACTGACTGGGAAAAAGAGGTGCAaaattctttttaattttttaatttttttttgtaagattaTAGATTCCATCATTATTTGAAACCATCTTATATGCTCTACTGTTGTCTCCTGTTCAGGTGAATAATGCTTCAAATAGAGTACATAGCACAAAAGCTGCTATTAGTGATGAATTATCATGATGCTAATTTGATTCTAGGTAGTCTAATCATCATCTCCTTCTATTCTTCTGTGGAGGGTCAAAGTCAAACAGTGGCAGCAATcaacagaaaataaaataaaattgcagAAGTGGTTCTTATTATACCAATAGAGGTTTTCCTTACAGTATAGTTGTCAAGTGAATTCATGGTTGAACATCTAAAATACAAGTTTTGACTTTACTAGAATATGCAGGACACTGTTTTTT
The Humulus lupulus chromosome 6, drHumLupu1.1, whole genome shotgun sequence DNA segment above includes these coding regions:
- the LOC133783092 gene encoding protein DETOXIFICATION 16-like isoform X2, which translates into the protein MDMEEHNRLLPKPVPLITEVNATHLRKDQNKDDIVAEVKQQLQLAGPLICVNLLTYCLQVISVMFVGHLGELALAGASMATSFASVTGFSLLIGMASALETFCGQSYGAKQYHMLGIHMQRGMIVLLVVSIPLAIIWFNAGQILLFLGQDPEISAEAGRYARFMIPSIFAYAVTQCHTKFLQTQNNVVPMMITAGITTLLHFFICWFLVFKSGLGNRGAAMANAISYWINALSLVLYVRISPTCKSTWTGFSMEAFRGIPKFLKLSIPSAAMLTLEIWSFEMMVLVSGFLPNPKLETSVLSISTRVSNELGAGRPQIARLALCVALSMVVTEGTFVAAVMILGHGIWGYCYSTEEKVVKYVGQMLILIAISHFFDGIQSVLSGSVRGSGRQKIGAFANLAAYYLVGIPVAIVLAFVFHLGGKGLWMGIIVALIVQALCLAILTICTDWEKEVNNASNRVHSTKAAISDELS
- the LOC133783092 gene encoding protein DETOXIFICATION 16-like isoform X1 — translated: MDMEEHNRLLPKPVPLITEVNATHLRKDQNKDDIVAEVKQQLQLAGPLICVNLLTYCLQVISVMFVGHLGELALAGASMATSFASVTGFSLLIGMASALETFCGQSYGAKQYHMLGIHMQRGMIVLLVVSIPLAIIWFNAGQILLFLGQDPEISAEAGRYARFMIPSIFAYAVTQCHTKFLQTQNNVVPMMITAGITTLLHFFICWFLVFKSGLGNRGAAMANAISYWINALSLVLYVRISPTCKSTWTGFSMEAFRGIPKFLKLSIPSAAMLTLEIWSFEMMVLVSGFLPNPKLETSVLSISLNTCSLVYMIPLGLSGVISTRVSNELGAGRPQIARLALCVALSMVVTEGTFVAAVMILGHGIWGYCYSTEEKVVKYVGQMLILIAISHFFDGIQSVLSGSVRGSGRQKIGAFANLAAYYLVGIPVAIVLAFVFHLGGKGLWMGIIVALIVQALCLAILTICTDWEKEVNNASNRVHSTKAAISDELS